From the genome of Mauremys reevesii isolate NIE-2019 linkage group 24, ASM1616193v1, whole genome shotgun sequence:
gttccagggctgggggctgtggggctggggggcctgggggttggggatctggggattggggggctggggaggactCTGGGGCGTGAGagttgcaggggctgggcctggccggCAGCTCGGGACTCTCTGGTCTCTGTCCTTAGTCACATCCAGGTGCGCCTGGGGGAGCACAGCCGTGGAACCAGCTCGGGGAACGAGCAGTTCTCCGCCGCTCAGGAAATCATCCCCCACCCCGGGTTCCGCGCCCCCAGCGCCGGCAGCCGGGACTACGAGAATGACATCATGCTGCTCCGCCTGTCACCCCCGGCCAGCTACACTGACTACGTGCAGCCCCTGGCACTGACCGACAGCTGCCCCCCAGAAGGGACCCGCTGCACCGTGATGGGAtggggcaccaccaccagccccgCCGGTAGCAGACCCCAGTCCTGgtgtgggatagcaggggctgtgggtcaggagttaGGGGTAGCGGCAAAGATGGGTGGGGGGACCCCAaggtgggctagcaggggctgcgggttgggagtgaggggcgccagcagagctggggggtggcagggctgggatacCAGGGGGCCGTTGGTAGTGATGGAGGGGCatgctaccctccctcccccacggcCTTAGCCAGCCCTCATGGGAAACTGtcaccccttcccttccagaGACGTACCCTGATGTCCCCCAGTGTGTGGACATCAATATTGTCTCCAACACCATCTGCCAGGATGCGTACCCCGAGAAAGTGACTGAGAACATGCTCTGtgctggggtgctggagggaggcaAAGACTCCTGCCAGGTGAGGGGGGCTTCTCCTGGGGCCATCCCATGGGCAGGGGCAGATGGGGAACGAGGGTTGGGGACACTGGCATGGCAGTGGCTCCATGGTGTGCTGTGGCTCTGTGTGGCATGGTGGGGCTGGCTCCATAGCATGGTGTGGCTGCATCTCCGTGGCTCGGCCTGGCTGTGTCTCCACGGCTCTACGTGGCATGGCATGGCTGTCTCTATAGCACGGTGTGGCTGCATCTCCGTGGCTCTGTGTGGCATGACCGTGGCTCTGCgtggggcagctgctgctctgtggCCCCATGGGGCGTGGCTGCCTTTCCATGGTGCTGCGTTGGCTGCATCTCCTGGTGGCATGGCTGGGTCTCTGTGACTTTGCATGGCTATATGTCCATAGCGTGGTGTGGCTGGGTCTCCGTGGCTCTGCGTGGCCTGGCTGGGTCTCTGTGGCTCTGCGTGGGGTGGCTGTATCTCCACAGCGTGGTGTGGCTGGGTCTCCGTGGCACTGCGTGGTCTGGCTGGGTCTCTGTGGCTCTGCGTGGTCTGGCTGTATCTCTGTGGTGTGGCCTGGCTGCGTCTCCGTAGCCCCACATGCCGTGCCTGACCTGTGACTTTTCTGTGACATCTCTGCAGGGCGACTCCGGCGGCCCCCTGGTCTGTAACGGGAAGCTGCAGGGTGTGGTTTCCTGGGGAGATCACCCCTGCGCCCAGCCCAACAAGCCTGGGGTCTACACCAGCATCTGCAAATACCTCACCTGGATCCAGGAGACCATCGCGGGGAAGTGATGGCCCTGGGGTCCGGGACTGGGGCCAGGTGGGGCAAAGAGGGTAATTACTGACCCCAGCCTGGAGTGACGGAGATGCAATAAATCATCTGGAACTCACCTCTCCTGCCCTGGCTGCTCTGCAAAGCCCACTTGAATAGAGCAGCGTTTATAGTCCCCGGCCccaggcagggactggctggctcagggggtggggaatggggcctggggcctttcccctctagggggcgctggctctgatccagccccagggtgggggcctggctggctcacaggggtggggaatgggacctGGTGTCTtttccctctagggggcgctggctctgatctGGACCCGTCCCCACAGTCAGAGGGCCACCTTCAAACGGTTGCTCAAAGTGGGGGCCCAGCCCCTGTGAGTGGGAGGGCTTTGGGGGTGAAATGTCATGCAGTGCTATGCCCCAGGCCCTTTGCATCGCCCACCTGGCTGCACTGGGTCTTGGCCTTTCATTTTCCAACAGGCTGAGCCCTCGGTTGGGTCAGGCAGGGAATGTCGCGTGCCCAACCACCGGGATCTGGTATCCATTGTGTGTGTTGGACCCTCCCTTGCCCCCCAGCAGGTGGCGTTTCTTGCTgggtttcatagaatatcagggttggaagggacctcaggaggtatctagtccagccccctgctcaaagcaggaccaaaccccagacagatttctgccccaggtccctaagtggccccctcaaggattgaactcccaaccctgggtttaagcaggacaatgctcaatccactgagctatcctccggCCCCccaaaggtgaagtgacttgtttaAAAATGCTCTAAACCGGAACACCCTGACACCTCCCCCAGCTATATTTATCAGTGACACACGCCCATGAGCAACGTTACCTGTAATCTGTagcgtagctagtggggtgcaggggaagcagccacttCCCCTCAGCACGTTTTCAAAAAGCAGCGCCTGCCGGGCCGGCGCTGGCGGCAgcacggccggaggagccatgggggggcgGCAGGCGCGGCCGGAGGAGCGAGGGGGCCGGCTCCTCGGCCATCGCGCCCCACGCTCAGCACGGCCCCAACATCGCCGCAGCCACCTTCTGCGGCGGCGGCTCAGGGCTCGGCGGCCAAGCGCTCCGCGCCCCTTGCTAATGCggtgggaggaggtgaaagggcCCCTGCGCCTTTAAGGCCGCCTGGCTGGCGAGCGTGCACTGAGCACCGGGAGCAGGCCAGGGACAGGCGGTGGTGCAGGACGGAAGGTGAGCGGCAGGGGTCCGGTGCCTTGCACTGGGGGGTCCGGGCccgcagggcaggggcgcaggcCGTGCAGTCTGGACAGGGGGTCCTGGCGCGGTGCaggagcctggggtgggggggacagggcCCCGCAGGTGGGGCCGGGTGGCACAGCCCGGCAGGGGACACCTGCAGAGCGCgctgggcaggagagactctcccTGGAATGGGGGGGTATCCGCACCCCCGGGAAGCCCGCAGGAGTCCTGAGCCGGCCCCGGGGTTAATCTGGGGGGGGAACGGGAGGAGtcgggggcgtggccagagggaggagccagggggcgtggccagaggaggagccaagggagggCGCCTTTTTTAGGTGTGCTCCCCCTACACTTAAAACCTGGCTGCGCCGTTGCCTGTAATAAAGCCCTGCTGGTCTGAGGCCGCTTGGGGCTGTGAAGTACCAGATGCGAAAACTCTGGCCTCGACGTGCCCCCGCCCCACTAGAATCCTTCCCATGAgcctctgcccagcaactcctgCCTCCTCAGCTAGACACAGAAggtgcctcccctccctccattatTACACATACGGTACGTCCTTGATTGCCCCCCTCCACTATGGCTCCCACTTGGTACATGCTCCCACTGCCTCCCTCTGACATGGACCCCACTTGGTATGTCCCCTCACTACCCTCCCGCTCTATGGCCCTCACTTGGTGCATGCCCCACTATTCCCCCCTGCTATTGACCCCATATGCTACATCCCCCATTGCCCCCCTCTGCTATGGACCCCACGTGGTACATGCCCCTTGCCCTGAGAGCCTCAGCAAAAGTCACACACCCAATTCCCACCACCTAGGCATTGGTGcaacacacagggaaactgaggcacacacagtatttgTACAGGACAGTAAGACTTACATGCAACATAACATTCCCACCTTGCACTTCCCAGCTTTTATAGTCAGTGCTGCATCCTGGAGCCAGTCCAGCATTTGTTTAACCTGGAACACAAGGTcttcccaggtctggctaaaaaCACAGATATCATGAATATACGCCAGGGCAAAATTCTCCATCCCCTCGAGTAACCAGAGTCCTGACTGACTTCAtatggagcagttccagagcactGGTCCTGTGACTCCGTAACAACTGGTGGCAGAGTGAGACGGAGCATCCTGTATTAAGTGAccggggagcagtaaaacgaagggggatTAGCAAGAGGTGGgcgtgctgaaggctcagagaggtgcggttccaggaggtggaggagccTACGGCTTAACCGCtggagaagggctgtcgcactgaagggATCATGGGGAGCTGTGAGTCCGTGACCACTTGGGAACAGCGTGCAGATGGCCTATACGCATCTCCTTAATAAGGACCTTGTAGAGCTGTGCGGAGAGAGGGCTGGGCGTTGGAAAGCTCACCAAGGCGCAGCTAATTGCTCAGTTGGAAGAGGAGAATCGCTCTAAGGAGACAGGTCCTGACCCAGCTGGGGCCGTgagggaggctgggagcagcTGGGTGTCCCGGAGGCCCATGTCCCCGACCGGCAGGGGGTCTCCACGGTTTCCCCGTCGGTGGATCTGAGACGGATGGAATTGGGGCTGAGATTGAAGGAGCCAGAGGACCACGAGAGACACGAAGCAGAACAGCAGGAGAGACAGCGGCAGCAGGAACTGGCGATGGCTGAGCTGCGAGGCAGAGGGACCCATccaggggtgagtggggatggACCCCAGGGTGCCAATTTCGCAGGGAACCTCGACACTAAATCGCTGCCCCAGGTTAAGGACGGGGGAGATATAGATGCCCGTCTCGCGGCCTTTGGGAGGTTGGCAATTGGAACCAGGCTGGCCCTGCGGAAAGGCTCCGgtgtccagccccttcctgggtcCCAAGGCCATAGAGCTGTTTAGCCagatggggcaggaggggcagacCGGCTCTCACACCTGACCCCAGCATATATGTCTGCATGGActctcctgggctcaggcccctcAGACCCCCAGTGGGAGCAGAAGATGGTGGTCACTGGGGAGACATTCCTGGGGTGGCGAGACCCTGGGACAGAGAGAACGGTTGGCAGGCCCCGGGTGGTGCAGCTGCAGATGCTGAGGGGCTGGGTGACCTGAGTGAAGGTCCCTGGGATGAAGCCCCTCGCCCTGCCTATGGCCCGGATCCCTGTGCAGACCCAGGAGGGGTCTGGTTGGCTGGTAGTTGGGGTTCTCAGCTGTGACGTCCTGTTGGGGGGTGACTGTGTCTatttgggacaggatccaggccctgctcctgtaaTGGCCGAGGATTCAAATTTGAATCCAGGGAAACAATCCTCTGAGACAGAAGTGGTCAGTGAAAATGCAGAtgacctggctggcagggaggaggagacCTGCCTGTCTGCAACCAGAGCCCTGGAGCTGAGTGGGGCAGAGAGATACTTCCCACGCCCCTGCACATGGGGCAGGTGGCTCGTGCTGGCTCCGATGCTGTGAGCAAAGCAGGGGGCTCGCTGCCTGCCCCCACTGGGACAGCAGGGGCAAAGCTGAACCGGAGGGGatcagagaccccagctgagcatGGGGACCACAGCCAGGGCAGGACAGCTGCCAACCCAGGTTGCCTTGTCCAGAGGTGTGAgaggccccagggaagggggaagCAGCTGGAAGGGTGCTGCTGGTGACAGAGCCGCCTGGTCAGAGGGTGGCCAAGATCAAGATGGGGGCTCTCCACCAAAAGAGACCGAGTCCCAGAGATCCAGTCTGGAGGGCTTTGACCGCAGGCAGCAAGAGGAAACTGGTTTCACACCCGTCTCTAGCTGCTGAATTCCAGGCTGAGCTGCGGAAGGATCCCTCCttagagaagctgagggaacttgcTGGCCCCAGTGCAGCGAACCCCCTGGGGGGAGGCTGCCGGGAAagattcctgtgggagaagggattcctgtaccGGGAATGGGCTCCCCCACGGGAAGTGGAACTGTGGGGGATCAGGAGACAGCTGGTGGTGCCCCAGAAGTACCACCACAGGCTATTGTACCTGGTCCACGATGTCCCTCTCTCAGGCAGAGGcagctacagaacttttactgacCTGGAGTCTTTGACGTTGTCCAGCGGTACTGCAGAGCCTGCGACTCCTGCCAGAGGGTAGGGAAGGTCCAGGATAAGGGTAAAGCAGCCTTCAGGCCCCTGCCTGTCATAGAGGAGCCTTTTGGGAAGGTGGCCGTGGACATAGTGAGGCCCTTCAGTAAGGCAACCAGGAcagggaagaaatacatcctggtgggGGTAGATTTCGCTACTCGCTACCCTGAGGCAGCGGCTCTGTCCTCTATCGAGGCAGACACTGGCAGACGCGCCGCTGACCAtcttcagcagagtggggttccccaaggaggtccttacagaccaggggtccaacttaaTGTCAACCCTGCTCCAGCGTGGTGTCCAGCACACCTGGACCTCGGCGGATCACCCtcagtccaacgggctggtggagaggctcAATGGGACTctaaagatgatgctgaaaacctttatgaaccagcacccgcaggactgggacaaatACTTACCCCACCTGCTGTTCTCATACAGGGaagtgccccaggaatccacagggttctCCCCATTCAAGTTGCTGTacgggaggagagtgagggggccCCATGACTTGGTGAGGGAcggatgggaggggaaggcctctCCTGATGGAGACTCAGTGGTggaatccatgctgactttcCAGGAAAAACTCGCTGAGCTCACGGGCTTGGCCAGGGGAAACCTAGCCAGGGCCCAagggaagcagaaggtctggtataaCCACTCAGGACGGGCCTGCTCCTATGCCATCGGGGAACAGGTGATgcttctcatccccgtgaggaagaACAAGCTGCAAGGTCATCAGGCAGGTAAATGAGGTGAACTATGTGGAGAAACTGTCTAACTGGGCTCACAGCCACCGAGTGCACCATGTCAACGTGATGGAGCTGTACTGTGAAAGGGAGAGGCTGATGCTGGTTGtgtgtggccagtgggaggagcAGAGAGATGATCCCTTGGCAGATCTATTCCCTGAGACGGGAGCCGGCCCCTCACTGGAATCAATCCCCCTCTCTGCACAGCTAACCCTGCCCAGCAGGAAAAGATCAAAGAGGTGCTAGTTCGGACcagcagctgttttccaaccGGCCTCGGCTCATTAACCTGGCTGTCCACTGGGTGGAGACGGGAGCCAACCCTCCCATCAGGTGTTCCTCATTCAGAGTCACAGGGAAAACTGCCTAAGTCCTGGAGAGAGCGGTCAAGGACATGCCGGCTTTGGGGAGATTCAGCCGTTCTCCAGTCCTTGAGCCTTTCTCGTGGTGTTGGTCCCCAAGAAGGCCGGGTCGATCCTCTCTCTGAGCACACTgtaggagcattcagcatccctgttcccaccgtgcgcttcccacagccaGTCCGCCTGGGCGGGACCCCTGGAGAAGCCAAAGggccccgcaccccaactccgcgGCCagccgtgactctcagccagcatgtaacacagcaggtttattagtcgacagggacacagcgtagaacagagcttgttcgcacagaaatcagtgactttcagccaagtccatcttgggggaaCCTGGACCAGATGCCCTGGACTCCCCCTCTTCCAGTCTCCCACAGAAGACTGCCCTGGACCCCCCTGCCTGGCCTCCAACATGCccattctcctcctctgggctttgtcctGCATCCCAGGCAGTGTCACCTGGTCGcctccccctcctgggtctcaggttacgaagGGCATCAGCCATCGcttatgtgcaggcagctgggcagccTCACCTTCCCCGATGGCCTCAGCAAAAGTCATGTACCCAATTCCCaccacacagggaaactgaggcacacacagtattagtataggacagtaagactcacatgcaACATAACAAGGTGAAAAACCTCACTTTGTCACAGGATCCCATTTGGTACATTCCTCACTGTCCCCCTCTGCTATGAGCCCATTTGGTATGTCCTTCATTACCCTTCCCCTCTATGGACCCCACTTGATACTTCCCCCAGCGCCCCTCCACTATGGATTCCATTTGGTACATCCTCCACTACTTCCTCTGCCATGGACTCCACTTGGTATGTCCTCCCACTACCCTCTCCCCTGCTATGGACCCCACTTGGTACATGCCCCTCTACCACCCCATGCTatggggggcagagttaagggtgtgcAAGGGGAAGATTGAGTGGGCAGCATTAAGGTTTAAGGGGTGGAGTTAAGGTTAAGGGGGCAGTGTTACCTTTGCGGCAAAGTAGTTAAAGTTGAGGGAGTAGACATAAGGTTgaggggacagagttaaggttgaggGGGAGAGTTAAGTTTgtgggggcagagttaagattgtaaTACCTCATTGTGGGAAGATGCGAGCTAGAGCTGTACTGTTAGGTAACTTCACTTTCCAGGTCCTCTCTGTGTGGCGGACGAGGCACATGTGAAGCCCAGATGGTTTCACATAAACATTGGCTGTGCAAAAACTATTATTTCTATTGCAACAATACCCCAAGGCCCCGTTGTGCTAAGCTCCGTGGGAGAGCGCCGCACCCTGGTGAATTCACAGTGTAATTACCAGGGGCAGACAAAGGCCGGGAGGGTAAACAAAGGTACAGAAAGGGGAGGTGGCACTCTGGGTCCATGGCAGACTGGGGgatagatcccaggagtcctAAGTCCCAGACCtaccgctctaaccactagatcccactccctcaccaagctaggaacagaacccaggagtcctggctcccagcatctCTGCTCTAACCCATTAGCCTCTGAGAGCCAAGtgagaacccaggactcctggctcccagccccccctgctctaaccactagacctcactcctctcccagagacagggtagaacccaggactcctggctcccagcccccccctgctctaaccactagacctcactcctctcccagagacagggtagaacctaggagtcctggctcccagcccgaaCTTCCATCCACGGTCCTCTACCCACTAGCCCAAACCAATTGGCCCAGATCCTGGCCCTGCAGCCTCCTGGATAttggtggtagggtgaccagatgtcccgattttatagggacagtcccgattttttgggtctttttcttatataggctcctatataccccccccccacacacacacacacacccccgtgcccatttttcacatttgctgtccggtcaccctaaTTGGTGGTCCCCCCCCCTGGAGCCCCCCGAGAGCTCAGGGGGGTCAGGAGCCaagaacacccccccacacacacacaccacaggaGCAGGGAAGTTTTCGGCCTGGCATCTTGCTGCACAGCCTGGTGTGTCTGCTGCGGTGGAGCGCTGGCTCCCCCTACTGGGCCCCAGAGCCTGGCTAACCCAGCAGGCCCTTAGCTCCGGCCAGGGAGGTGCCTGCTTGGAGGGCCAGGGTTCAATCCCCACTCAGGGATGCGCTGGCAAGTCGGCACCGTTCCCCAGCCCGAAGGGGCAGCTCCCTCCATGCAGCTGGCCAAAACCAAGCAATGCCACCCCAGCCAGAAGGTGGCACTCCTGGGCCTGCGGAGAGGGAGGACGgggcagtggttagagcattagTCGACCAGTCACAGTCAAGGCCCTGCTCCGCTGGCCTCCCTGTGCCACCTTGAGGAAGTCACTTAGcctcaccgtgcctcagtttccctctctgtacgGGGGGATAAAAGCACTGCCCTACGGGGCATACGGGAAGGAGAAGGGAAACATGAGTGAGGTGGGGGGTGGAATCGGGACCTGAGTCTCGCACCGTGCAGTGCATACGGGCCGGGGAGCAAAATGCCACTGAGCCTCAGGATTGAGCCCGAGGAATCGGAGACAGCGTCAAGCTGGCCTGCCCCAGCATGAGCATCTTATGTGCATTACGGTAGCTGCCCCAGCTGAGGTCAGGGCCAcagtgtgccaggcgctgcccagacacagagacaggccctgccccagctgagatcagggcccccttgtgccaggtgctgctcagacacagagacaggccctgccccagctgagatcagggccccagtgtgccaggtgctgctcagacacagagacaggccctgccccagctgagattggggcccccttgtgccaggcgctgcccagacacgcagcaagagacagtccctgccccagctgagattgggGCCCTGTCGctccaggcgctgcccagacacacagcgaggGACAGTCCCTTCTCTGACGCACAAACGCACAATCACACTCGCCCGACAGCATTCGCCCTGCTTGATTCTCTAACTTCCTGCTGTGACACAAGTAGCCAGCAACTCCATTAGCACCGGTCTGACGTGCCCTCTAATTTCAGTGAGTCCCACACAAATCATTCCTGCTTCACCTGGTGCAACTCCGAAAACAGGACAGCTCTGGCTTCCCTCCCGCGCATCTGGGCCATGTGAGCCGCCCCTAATCCCCAGCTTGCGTGGGCCCCACAAGGGGGCACCACCCCTTATCCCTTTTGCCGGTGACACCCAGGCTTTATTTGATGCCAAGGCAGGCTGAGAGAGGCCTCGGAGGGTTAATGACAGGCTGAGAGGCGGggaccagccctgccctgcacgCTGCCTCGGGGGCAGCTGGTTCCAGGGCCGAAGGCAGGTTATAAGCCAAGCACACGGAGGATCCAGCAGAGAGACGTCTGTGGGCACAAGCCAACGCGTCGTCGCTTGCTGGGGAAGCTGAGGTGCCAGGGGAAGTTCCTCCACCCAGTGCACGGATTACCCAGCTCCGGTGAGGGCAGATTTCTGGTTGATCTCCGGGCTGAGCCAGTTTGGGGGGCCCGCAGTGGAGGGGGATGCCAGGACAGCTCGGTGGCCGGTACAGATTGGTGAAGGGTAATGCCGCCGCTGCTTCATCTCGGGGAGGGGAACCACACGATGGATGATTCCCGTGGCCTCCGCTTGACGGAACGCGGGGCCAGGTGCTCGGGGCACTGTCTCCGCAGACCCTGCTCTGTTATCGGATTCgtagactccaaggccagaagggactgctgTGATCATCTAGCCGGACCCCATGTACGGCCCAGGCCGGAGAACTTCCCTCACTTAAATACTGGTGGAACCAGAACAGAGCATCTGGCGAAAATGGCCCATCGTGATTGCAAACTTGCTGCTGATGGAGAAGCCGCCAACAGCCCTTTGATGAAGGGCAAGGGAGTGATTGTGGATTTGTTTGGTGCTCGGTTAACAATAGGAAGGATTAGCTCAGATGATCACAGAGGTTCCCATCTGGCTTTATAATCAGTGAAGCTAGGAAAATTGCGAGATTGGCatgaaaaatcatgagatttaacgCCAATAATAATCCAGGCAAATGAAACCCTGTTGTACAAAATGGGAGGgcgaaaaaaaaatcactctgctTTGAAAGCAAACAAATGAACTGTTTAAATAACAGGCAAAAAGCCTTTTAGCATTGAAAATGGTTTGGTTTTAACACTTTTGAAAGTTTCTGAAattgttattttttaaacatgGTTTTGAAATTGCTGCTTAATTaatagacacccccccccaaaacaaatcAGTTCTGAAAATTGCTTATCTTGGAAACAGAAGttaagaaaattttaaaaatgaaaaaaaatggtgCTAAATCGCAGTTAAAAATTGTCACGGAATGTTTCAAATGAGGCAAAACTGTTCCAGTTTGGGAAAAAAAACGATATGAAAACTGTTTACAAGTTTTCAAAACTTACCCAACGTCTTGCATCCCCcgtgaaatatttaaaatgttccaCAAATTCTTGAAAATCCCCCCCAAATTTTGCAAAATTTCCCCAATTCTTGACATTTTCTCCaaaatttttgaaaatgtcacctaAATTCTTGGAATTTTCACCAAACGTTTTACAATTTCCCCaaaattcctgatttttttccttttaacatTTTGTGTACTTTCTTGACATTTTCTCCAAAAATCCTTGAAATTTCTCCCAAAATATTTGAATTTTTCCCAATATTTGAAATTTTCCTTCTAAGTCTCAAAATGTTCTCTAAAAGATCTTGAAATTTTCCCCACGTTTGATATAGTCCTACAAATTCTTGAAATGATCTccaatcgtttttgaaaatttccCACTACAATGTTTTGAAATGTTTCCTGCACATTTCTTGACATTTCCTGCAAATTCTTCAACACTTCCCACAAATTCTAGAATTTCCAcccaacatttttgaaaatttctcCCAGGTTCTTGAAATTTTCCCCCAAAGTTCTTGAATTTTTTGATCAAGCTTCTTGCTATTTTCCCCCAAATTCTTGAACTTTTCCCCCTCAAAACTCgactttttttcaaaattcttgacattttccccaaaatttctgattttttatttttttaactatcTCCAGTGGTCAGATTAATTGTCGGCGGTCTGTTGAACAGGGAACCCCTATTGGCTAACAGCTAAAGCTGCTTCTACGTTGTTTGCTTCAAAGTCTTTCGTAAGTAGCTTTTCACCACTTTTCCACACCCAATGGGTGGCAAGCGGAGGGTTGGGAAGAATCTATCTCAGTGTCCAACTGTTGCTCTTTTATCGCAAGTCTTGTAATACTTAAGAGATTTCCTAAatctccagctcctggaggcgCGGCATGAAGGGAGAACTCCTGGATTTTAATGTGAGGGCAGCGAGCCTTCATTGGGGCTGTGTTTGTAGAGTGGGaatgggggcacacagagcccctggcatggggggaggggcactgggcacacagagcccctggcatggggggaggggcactgggcacacagagcccctggcatggggggaggggcactgggcacacagagcccctggcatgggggaggggcactgggcaCTCCGCAGAGGAGAGCACGGAGAGTCTGTAGCAGGAGATGGGAGGTGGCCCCAGGTGCGTGGGGGGGCTGTGAGATGCCCCTGGCGAGCGCAGCGAGAGCTCGGGGGACACAAGCACTGAAGCGCACACACCCTCCAGCAACGCGGGTCAGTTTTCTGCCCGGACGGGGCTGCCGCGCTGGCCGGGGTTCTGTGCCGGAGAGACATGGTTTCTCTCTCCCTGGGGTGCTAGGCTGGGGCAGGCAAGCTCCCAAAGGCACAGGAGCCCGACACCCAGTGACACGGCCCATCAGTTAAAAACCCCACAGCTCCCGTGCTCTGGGAGCCCCATCTGGGGATTTCTGGAGGTCCGATGGGTCGGTCTGGAAGATGTCAGGCCAGCGAGGCAGGTCCTTCCGTTTCTACACTGCCCGTCTGAGTCACGGGCTCGGGAGATCCCCACACCCTGGG
Proteins encoded in this window:
- the LOC120390067 gene encoding trypsin-like, translating into MERAGFALLLLLLLPAASPREDRIIGGTECPELGHPWLVLLYYFDQHYCSGILLNQNWVLTAAHCQQSHIQVRLGEHSRGTSSGNEQFSAAQEIIPHPGFRAPSAGSRDYENDIMLLRLSPPASYTDYVQPLALTDSCPPEGTRCTVMGWGTTTSPAETYPDVPQCVDINIVSNTICQDAYPEKVTENMLCAGVLEGGKDSCQGDSGGPLVCNGKLQGVVSWGDHPCAQPNKPGVYTSICKYLTWIQETIAGK